In one Nicotiana tomentosiformis chromosome 6, ASM39032v3, whole genome shotgun sequence genomic region, the following are encoded:
- the LOC104119885 gene encoding pathogenesis-related thaumatin-like protein 3.5, whose product MLASKAPWKELSISLLLCTFFSYTFAYTFTISNNCPFTIWPGTLSGAGTPPLPATGFRLDAGQNITIPSVPGWSGRIWARTGCTFDASGIGSCQTGDCGGKLECSGLGATPPASLFEITLGVGDNKDFYDVSIVDGYNLPMVALPEGINGGCNATGCLSNLNMGCPKELQVVGGDGEGNVIGCKSACEAFGLDQYCCAGQFANPTTCRPSFYSSIFKNACPRAYSYAFDDGTSTFTCKAYDYAIIFCPMNGVKRPNEASTVPAIEVSRRGKFAGVASSSYILLPFPMLILLLISSSYL is encoded by the exons ATGCTCGCGAGCAAAGCTCCCTGGAAAGAGCTCTCAATTTCATTGCTTTTGTGCACCTTCTTTTCCTACACTTTTGCTTACACTTTCACCATTTCTAACAACTGCCCTTTTACAATATGGCCTGGTACACTGTCTGGCGCGGGAACTCCTCCACTTCCCGCGACTGGCTTTCGATTAGATGCTGGCCAAAACATCACAATTCCAAGTGTACCAGGTTGGTCAGGTCGAATTTGGGCAAGAACTGGCTGCACTTTTGATGCATCAGGAATTGGTTCATGTCAAACAGGTGATTGTGGTGGAAAGCTCGAGTGTAGCGGTCTTGGCGCCACGCCACCTGCCTCCCTCTTTGAGATAACTCTGGGCGTTGGAGACAACAAAGACTTCTATGATGTGAGCATCGTGGACGGATACAATCTGCCAATGGTTGCACTGCCCGAAGGAATCAATGGAGGATGCAATGCCACTGGTTGTCTGTCAAATCTTAACATGG GTTGTCCAAAAGAACTTCAGGTGGTGGGTGGCGATGGAGAAGGGAATGTGATCGGTTGCAAGAGTGCATGTGAGGCGTTTGGTTTAGACCAGTATTGCTGTGCAGGACAGTTTGCAAATCCAACAACTTGCCGGCCATCTTTCTATTCGAGCATCTTTAAGAATGCTTGTCCCAGGGCTTATAGCTACGCATTTGATGATGGCACCAGCACTTTCACCTGCAAGGCTTATGACTATGCAATCATCTTTTGTCCCATGAATGG GGTAAAGAGACCAAATGAAGCATCAACAGTTCCGGCTATTGAAGTGAGTAGAAGGGGAAAGTTTGCAGGGGTGGCTTCATCTTCCTACATTCTCCTTCCTTTTCCAATGCTGATTCTCCTGCTAATTTCCAGCTCATATCTCTAA